Proteins from a genomic interval of Trifolium pratense cultivar HEN17-A07 linkage group LG6, ARS_RC_1.1, whole genome shotgun sequence:
- the LOC123889317 gene encoding tyrosine decarboxylase 2 isoform X2: MLSAGINIVGFSWITSPAATELESIVLDWLAKALFLPQDFLSNGKGGGVIQGTASEAVLVVLLAARDKILRTVGRSALPKLVTYASDHVHSSLLKACQIGGLDPELCRLLKTDSSTNFALSPDVLSEAISNDIASGLIPFFLCANVGTTSSTAVDPLPALAKVTKTNNIWLHVDAAYAGSACICPEYRHFIDGVEEADSFNMNAHKWFLTNFDCSLLWVKDRSALIQSLSTNPEFLKNKASEGNMVIDYKDWQIPLGRRFRSLKLWMVLRLYGLEGLRAHIRNHIALAASFEELVVQDARFKVVTPRTFSLVCFRLLPPPNSEDNGNKLNHDLLDLVNSTGSVFITHTILSGEYILRLAVGAPLTEVRHVNAAWQILQEKATALLENL; this comes from the exons ATGCTTAGTGCTGGTATCAACATTGTGGGTTTCAGCTGGATAACTTCTCCTGCTGCAACTGAACTCGAATCAATTGTCCTTGACTGGCTTGCCAAGGCACTCTTTCTGCCTCAGGATTTCCTTTCTAATG GGAAAGGGGGTGGAGTTATACAGGGAACAGCAAGTGAAGCTGTGCTAGTTGTATTGTTGGCTGCCCGTGACAAGATTTTGCGGACGGTTGGAAGGAGTGCCCTTCCTAAGCTTGTGACATATGCATCTGACCATGTCCACTCCTCTTTACTAAAAGCTTGCCAG ATAGGAGGACTTGATCCAGAGCTTTGCAGGTTGCTTAAAACCGATTCTTCCACAAATTTTGCGCTTTCCCCTGATGTACTGTCTGAAGCAATTTCAAATGACATTGCCAGTGGTCTTATACCTTTTTTCTTATGTGCTAAC GTTGGTACTACTTCGTCAACAGCTGTTGATCCTCTACCTGCATTGGCGAAAGTCACTAAG ACCAACAACATTTGGTTGCATGTGGATGCTGCTTATGCTGGAAGTGCTTGTATATGTCCAGAGTACCGCCACTTCATTGACGGAGTTGAAGAAGCTGATTCATTTAACATGAATGCACATAAATGGTTCCTTACTAACTTTGACTGTTCACTACTTTGGGTTAAG GACAGGAGTGCTCTGATTCAGTCGCTGTCTACAAATCCTGAATTTCTGAAAAATAAG GCCTCTGAAGGAAACATGGTCATAGATTACAAAGACTGGCAAATTCCTCTTGGGCGTCGCTTTAG ATCATTAAAACTTTGGATGGTGTTGCGGCTCTATGGATTGGAAGGCCTGCGAGCTCACATAAGAAACCACATCGCATTGGCAGCTTCTTTTGAGGAGCTTGTAGTTCAAGACGCAAGATTCAAG GTTGTTACACCTCGAACATTCTCATTAGTTTGTTTTCGTCTTTTACCTCCACCAAACTCTGAAGATAATGGCAATAAACTGAATCACGATCTACTTGACTTAGTAAACTCGACAGGAAGTGTTTTCATAACACACACG ATTCTATCGGGTGAGTACATTCTGCGTTTGGCAGTAGGAGCACCATTGACAGAAGTGAGGCATGTCAATGCGGCGTGGCAGATTTTGCAAGAAAAAGCCACTGCTCTATTAGAGAATTTGTAG
- the LOC123889317 gene encoding tyrosine decarboxylase 2 isoform X1 encodes MEEDGSGLKPMDAEQLREQAHKMVDFIADYYKTIENFPVLSQVEPGYLGKLLPDSAPTYPTTLEHVLNDVQHKILPGVTHWQSPNYFAYFPSNSSIAGFLGEMLSAGINIVGFSWITSPAATELESIVLDWLAKALFLPQDFLSNGKGGGVIQGTASEAVLVVLLAARDKILRTVGRSALPKLVTYASDHVHSSLLKACQIGGLDPELCRLLKTDSSTNFALSPDVLSEAISNDIASGLIPFFLCANVGTTSSTAVDPLPALAKVTKTNNIWLHVDAAYAGSACICPEYRHFIDGVEEADSFNMNAHKWFLTNFDCSLLWVKDRSALIQSLSTNPEFLKNKASEGNMVIDYKDWQIPLGRRFRSLKLWMVLRLYGLEGLRAHIRNHIALAASFEELVVQDARFKVVTPRTFSLVCFRLLPPPNSEDNGNKLNHDLLDLVNSTGSVFITHTILSGEYILRLAVGAPLTEVRHVNAAWQILQEKATALLENL; translated from the exons AT GGAAGAAGATGGAAGTGGATTGAAACCAATGGACGCTGAGCAACTGAGAGAACAAGCTCATAAGATGGTAGACTTCATTGCTGATTACTACAAAACTATCGAAAATTTTCCAGTTCTCAGTCAAGTTGAG CCAGGTTATCTTGGAAAGCTTCTACCAGATTCTGCTCCTACTTACCCTACAACATTGGAACATGTTTTGAATG ATGTACAGCATAAGATACTACCAGGGGTAACACATTGGCAAAGCCCGAATTATTTTGCATATTTTCCATCCAATAGCAGCATTGCTGGTTTTTTAGGAGAGATGCTTAGTGCTGGTATCAACATTGTGGGTTTCAGCTGGATAACTTCTCCTGCTGCAACTGAACTCGAATCAATTGTCCTTGACTGGCTTGCCAAGGCACTCTTTCTGCCTCAGGATTTCCTTTCTAATG GGAAAGGGGGTGGAGTTATACAGGGAACAGCAAGTGAAGCTGTGCTAGTTGTATTGTTGGCTGCCCGTGACAAGATTTTGCGGACGGTTGGAAGGAGTGCCCTTCCTAAGCTTGTGACATATGCATCTGACCATGTCCACTCCTCTTTACTAAAAGCTTGCCAG ATAGGAGGACTTGATCCAGAGCTTTGCAGGTTGCTTAAAACCGATTCTTCCACAAATTTTGCGCTTTCCCCTGATGTACTGTCTGAAGCAATTTCAAATGACATTGCCAGTGGTCTTATACCTTTTTTCTTATGTGCTAAC GTTGGTACTACTTCGTCAACAGCTGTTGATCCTCTACCTGCATTGGCGAAAGTCACTAAG ACCAACAACATTTGGTTGCATGTGGATGCTGCTTATGCTGGAAGTGCTTGTATATGTCCAGAGTACCGCCACTTCATTGACGGAGTTGAAGAAGCTGATTCATTTAACATGAATGCACATAAATGGTTCCTTACTAACTTTGACTGTTCACTACTTTGGGTTAAG GACAGGAGTGCTCTGATTCAGTCGCTGTCTACAAATCCTGAATTTCTGAAAAATAAG GCCTCTGAAGGAAACATGGTCATAGATTACAAAGACTGGCAAATTCCTCTTGGGCGTCGCTTTAG ATCATTAAAACTTTGGATGGTGTTGCGGCTCTATGGATTGGAAGGCCTGCGAGCTCACATAAGAAACCACATCGCATTGGCAGCTTCTTTTGAGGAGCTTGTAGTTCAAGACGCAAGATTCAAG GTTGTTACACCTCGAACATTCTCATTAGTTTGTTTTCGTCTTTTACCTCCACCAAACTCTGAAGATAATGGCAATAAACTGAATCACGATCTACTTGACTTAGTAAACTCGACAGGAAGTGTTTTCATAACACACACG ATTCTATCGGGTGAGTACATTCTGCGTTTGGCAGTAGGAGCACCATTGACAGAAGTGAGGCATGTCAATGCGGCGTGGCAGATTTTGCAAGAAAAAGCCACTGCTCTATTAGAGAATTTGTAG
- the LOC123889311 gene encoding pleiotropic drug resistance protein 1-like: MMEGGGSFRIDSSSIWRNTDAAEIFSNSFHQEDDEDALKWAAIQKLPTFARLRKGLLTSLQGEATEIDIENLGLQERRDLLERLVRLAEKDNEEFLLKLKNRIDRVGIDLPTIEVRFDHLNIEAEAHVGSRSLPTFTNSMVNIVEGLLNSLHVLPSRKQQLNILKDVSGIIKPSRMTLLLGPPNSGKTTLLLALAGKLDPKLKFSGKVTYNGHEMNEFVPQRTAAYVDQHDLHIGEMTVRETLAFSARVQGVGPRYDLLAELSRREKHANIMPDPDIDVYMKAIATEGQKANLITDYVLRILGLEICADTVVGNAMLRGISGGQKKRVTTGEMLVGPYKALFMDEISTGLDSSTTFQIVNSMKHYVHILKGTVVISLLQPPPETYNLFDDIILLSDSHIIYQGPREHVLEFFESIGFKCPNRKGVADFLQEVTSRKDQEQYWQHKAQPYRFVTAEEFSDAFQSFHVGIRLGDELGTEFDKSKSHPSALTTKKYGVGKLELYKACLSREYLLMKRNSFVYIFKLGQVCIMAMIAMTIFFRTEMHHDSVTHGGIYVGALFFGVIVIMFNGMAEISMVVSRLPVFYKQRGYLFYPPWAFALPAWILKFPLTFVEVAVWVFLTYYVIGFDPYIGRFLRQYLILVLVHQMASALFRFIAAVGRDMTMALTFGSFALAILFSMSGFALSKDNIKKWWIWGFWISPMMYAQNAMVNNEFLGNKWKHVLPNSKEPIGVEVLKSRGFFTESYFYWICVGALIGYTLVLNFGYILALTFLNPLGKHQTVIPEGSQHSNKVRNGEITLSSRKETVVVETNHSRKRGMVLPFEPHSITFDEVTYSVDMPQEMRNRGVLEDKLVLLKGVSGAFRPGVLTALMGITGAGKTTLMDVLSGRKTGGYIGGNVTISGFPKKQETFARISGYCEQNDIHSPCVTVYESLLYSAWLRLSPNINAETRSMFIEEVIELVELKPLQNALVGLPGVSGLSTEQRKRLTIAVELVANPSIIFMDEPTSGLDARAAAIVMRTVRNTVDTGRTVVCTIHQPSIDVFESFDELLLLKQGGQEMYVGPLGHHSSNLISYFEGIQGISKIKDGYNPATWMLEVTTSSKEVELGIDFAEVYKNSELYRSNKALIKELSTPAPGSKDLYFHSQYSRSFFTQCMACLWKQHWSYWRNPEYTVVRFLYSSAVAVLLGSMFWDLGSKIERDQDLFNAMGSMYAAVILIGVKNGSSVQPVVAVERTVFYRERAAGMYSAFPYAFGQVVIELPYVFVQSVVYGIIVYAMIGFEWTVVKVMWCIFYMFFTFLYFTYYGMMSVAMTPNNHISTIISSAFYSAWNLFSGFIVPRPRIPVWWRWYSWANPVAWSLYGLVASQYGDIKHNIDTNDGRQTVEGFVRNYFGFKHDFLGVVAIVNVAFPIVFALVFAISIKMFNFQRR; the protein is encoded by the exons ATGATGGAGGGTGGAGGTAGTTTTAGGATTGATAGTTCATCAATTTGGAGGAACACTGATGCTGCTGAGATTTTTTCAAATTCTTTTCatcaagaagatgatgaagatgctCTTAAATGGGCTGCAATTCAGAAACTTCCTACTTTTGCGCGTTTGAGGAAAGGTTTGCTTACTTCACTTCAAGGTGAAGCCACGGAGATCGATATTGAGAACCTTGGGTTGCAAGAAAGAAGAGATTTGCTTGAAAGACTTGTTAGACTTGCTGAAAAGGACAATGAGGAGTTTTTGCTCAAACTCAAGAATCGAATTGACAG AGTTGGAATTGATCTTCCTACGATAGAGGTTCGATTTGATCACTTGAATATCGAAGCAGAAGCTCATGTCGGAAGCAGATCTTTGCCTACCTTCACTAACTCCATGGTTAATATAGTTGAG GGCCTATTGAACTCTCTGCATGTACTTCCAAGTAGAAAACAACAGTTAAATATTCTGAAGGATGTTAGTGGAATAATAAAGCCTTCAAG AATGACATTGCTTTTGGGCCCTCCAAATTCTGGAAAAACCACACTCCTGTTGGCCTTGGCTGGAAAACTTGATCCAAAACTGAAG TTTTCTGGAAAGGTGACTTATAATGGTCATGAGATGAATGAGTTTGTGCCTCAAAGAACTGCTGCTTATGTGGATCAACATGATCTTCACATAGGAGAAATGACTGTTAGAGAAACCTTGGCTTTCTCAGCAAGAGTCCAAGGAGTCGGGCCACGTTATG ACTTGCTAGCAGAATTGTCGAGAAGAGAAAAACATGCAAATATCATGCCTGATCCAGATATTGATGTGTACATGAAG GCTATTGCAACTGAAGGCCAGAAGGCAAATTTGATAACAGATTATGTCCTAAGG ATTTTGGGACTAGAGATATGTGCTGATACTGTTGTAGGAAATGCAATGTTAAGAGGTATCTCTGGTGGACAAAAGAAACGCGTTACaactg GGGAGATGTTGGTTGGACCATATAAAGCTCTATTCATGGATGAAATATCTACTGGTTTGGATAGCTCAACAACTTTCCAAATTGTGAATTCAATGAAGCATTATGTGCACATTCTCAAAGGAACCGTGGTGATCTCACTCCTGCAGCCACCACCAGAGACCTACAATCTTTTTGATGACATTATTCTACTCTCTGATAGTCACATTATATACCAGGGTCCGCGCGAGCACGTACTTGAATTTTTCGAATCAATCGGTTTTAAATGTCCTAATAGAAAAGGAGTAGCTGATTTTTTGCAAGAA GTGACATCAAGGAAAGACCAAGAGCAGTACTGGCAACACAAAGCTCAGCCATATAGATTTGTCACAGCTGAAGAGTTTTCTGATGCATTTCAATCATTTCATGTTGGCATAAGACTTGGTGATGAACTTGGTACTGAATTTGACAAGTCTAAGAGCCATCCATCTGCCTTGACAACCAAGAAATATGGAGTTGGAAAATTGGAACTGTATAAAGCTTGCTTATCGAGGGAATATTTACTTATGAAACGCAATTCATTTGTCTACATCTTCAAGCTTGGCCAA GTATGTATAATGGCAATGATTGCAATGACCATCTTCTTCCGGACTGAGATGCACCATGATTCAGTGACTCATGGAGGCATATATGTAGGTGCATTGTTCTTTGGTGTTATAGTGATAATGTTCAATGGAATGGCTGAAATTTCCATGGTAGTTTCAAGGCTTCCTGTTTTCTACAAGCAAAGGGGATATCTCTTTTACCCTCCATGGGCATTTGCTCTTCCTGCATGGATCCTAAAATTCCCTTTGACTTTTGTGGAAGTTGCTGTTTGGGTATTCCTCACCTACTATGTCATTGGTTTTGATCCATATATTGGAAG ATTTTTGAGACAATACCTTATTCTTGTACTAGTACACCAGATGGCTTCTGCATTATTCAGATTCATTGCAGCAGTTGGAAGGGATATGACAATGGCTCTTACATTTGGATCATTTGCACTTGCCATCCTTTTCTCAATGAGTGGTTTTGCCCTATCAAAAG acaatataaaaaaatggtgGATATGGGGATTTTGGATATCACCTATGATGTATGCCCAAAATGCCATGGTAAATAATGAGTTCCTTGGGAATAAATGGAAacat GTTCTTCCTAACTCGAAAGAGCCTATAGGAGTTGAAGTTTTGAAATCTCGCGGTTTCTTCACTGAGTCATACTTTTACTGGATATGCGTCGGTGCTTTGATTGGATATACATTAGTTCTCAACTTTGGATATATACTTGCTCTCACTTTCTTGAATC CACTTGGGAAGCATCAAACTGTCATACCAGAGGGGTCACAGCACTCAAATAAAG TGAGAAATGGCGAAATTACTTTATCCAGTAGAAAAGAAACAGTTGTTGTAGAGACAAATCATAGTAGGAAAAGAGGAATGGTTCTTCCTTTTGAACCACATTCAATCACCTTTGATGAAGTTACATATTCTGTAGACATGCCACAG GAAATGCGGAACCGAGGTGTGCTTGAGGATAAGTTGGTTCTTTTGAAGGGTGTAAGTGGAGCTTTCAGACCAGGTGTTCTCACTGCTCTAATGGGAATCACTGGTGCTGGCAAGACAACTCTGATGGATGTACTTTCTGGTAGAAAAACTGGTGGATATATCGGTGGTAACGTCACAATTTCTGGCTTTCCAAAAAAGCAAGAAACCTTTGCAAGAATTTCTGGATACTGTGAGCAAAATGATATCCACTCTCCTTGTGTTACAGTCTATGAATCATTGCTCTATTCAGCATGGCTCCGATTGTCCCCAAACATCAATGCTGAAACTAGATCG ATGTTCATTGAGGAAGTCATAGAACTTGTTGAACTGAAACCACTGCAAAACGCATTAGTAGGATTGCCTGGTGTTAGTGGTCTCTCAACGGAGCAGCGCAAAAGGTTGACTATTGCAGTTGAGTTGGTAGCTAATCCTTCTATAATATTCATGGATGAACCAACTTCTGGGCTAGATGCAAGGGCTGCTGCTATTGTGATGCGAACAGTTAGGAACACAGTAGACACTGGAAGAACGGTTGTTTGTACCATCCACCAACCTAGCATTGATGTATTTGAATCTTTTGATGAG CTTTTGCTACTTAAGCAAGGAGGGCAAGAGATGTATGTAGGGCCACTTGGACATCATTCTTCGAATTTAATCAGTTACTTTGAG GGTATCCAAGGTATTAGCAAGATTAAAGACGGTTATAATCCAGCCACATGGATGTTGGAAGTCACAACATCATCTAAAGAAGTGGAATTAGGGATTGATTTTGCAGAAGTGTACAAAAACTCAGAGTTGTACAG GAGTAACAAGGCACTTATCAAAGAATTGAGTACACCGGCTCCTGGTTCGAAAGATCTTTATTTTCATTCACAATACTCAAGATCCTTTTTTACACAATGCATGGCTTGCTTATGGAAACAACATTGGTCTTACTGGCGTAATCCTGAATACACTGTCGTAAGATTTCTGTACTCATCCGCGGTGGCTGTTTTGCTTGGAAGCATGTTTTGGGACCTCGGCTCCAAAAT TGAAAGGGATCAAGATCTCTTTAATGCCATGGGATCCATGTATGCTGCTGTTATCCTAATCGGCGTAAAAAATGGTAGTTCAGTGCAGCCAGTGGTTGCAGTTGAAAGAACAGTCTTTTATAGAGAAAGAGCGGCCGGAATGTATTCAGCTTTCCCATATGCTTTTGGTCAG GTTGTGATTGAGCTTCCATATGTGTTTGTACAATCTGTGGTCTATGGCATTATAGTGTATGCTATGATTGGTTTTGAGTGGACTGTGGTTAAAGTTATGTGGTGCATATTCTACATGTTTTTCACCTTCCTCTACTTCACCTACTATGGCATGATGTCAGTGGCCATGACCCCAAACAATCACATTTCCACTATAATTTCCTCTGCATTCTATTCAGCATGGAATCTCTTCTCAGGATTCATAGTCCCAAGACCG AGGATACCAGTGTGGTGGAGGTGGTACAGTTGGGCAAATCCAGTAGCTTGGAGTTTGTATGGATTAGTGGCTTCACAATATGGAGATATAAAACACAACATTGATACCAATGATGGAAGACAAACAGTAGAAGGTTTTGTGAGAAATTACTTTGGTTTCAAGCATGATTTTCTAGGAGTGGTTGCTATTGTTAATGTTGCATTTCCAATAGTTTTTGCTTTGGTTTTTGCCATATCAATCAAGATGTTCAATTTCCAAAGGCGTTAA
- the LOC123889318 gene encoding phosphomannomutase-like, which yields MAALKPGVIALFDVDGTLTAPRKGATPEMLKFIQELRKIVTVGVVGGSDLVKISEQLGPTVTNDYDYVFSENGLVAHKQGKLIGTQSLKTFVGDEKLKEFINFTLHYIADLDIPIKRGTFIEFRSGMLNVSPIGRNCSQEERDEFEKYDKVQNIRSTMVSILREKFAHLNLTFSIGGQISFDVFPQGWDKTYCLRYLDDFKEIHFFGDKTYKGGNDHEIYESERTVGHTVTSPEDTIKQCKSLFVEN from the exons ATGGCTGCTCTCAAACCTGGTGTCATTGCTTTGTTTGATGTTGATGGGACTCTTACTGCTCCTAGGAAG GGGGCTACTCCAGAGATGTTAAAATTCATACAAGAACTACGTAAG ATTGTAACGGTTGGAGTTGTTGGCGGTTCTGATCTTGTGAAGATATCTGAGCAACTTGGCCCGACAG TTACCAATGACTATGATTATGTATTTTCTGAGAATGGTCTTGTGGCTCATAAGCAAGGAAAGCTCATTGGAACTCAG AGCCTGAAGACATTTGTTGGGGACGAAAAGCTCAAG gaatttattaattttacgcTTCATTACATTGCTGACTTGGATATCCCTATTAAGAG GGGAACATTTATAGAGTTCCGTAGTGGGATGCTGAATGTGTCGCCGATTGGGCGAAACTGTAGCCAAGAAGAAAGAGATGAATTTGAGAAGTATGACAAG GTTCAGAACATCCGCTCAACAATGGTTTCTATACTTCGCGAGAAGTTTGCACACCTTAACTTAACATTTTCCATTGGAGGACAGATAAGCTTTGAT GTTTTCCCTCAAGGTTGGGACAAAACATACTGCTTGAGATACCTTGATGATTTCAAGGAAATCCACTTTTTTGGTGACAAAACTTACAAG GGTGGAAATGACCATGAAATCTATGAATCTGAACGGACTGTTGGTCACACAG TTACCAGCCCTGAAGATACCATAAAGCAGTGTAAATCTTTGTTCGTGGAAAATTAA